A genome region from Nitrospira sp. includes the following:
- a CDS encoding sulfate/molybdate ABC transporter ATP-binding protein: MSIEVRNVTKTFQTFSALHEINLHVKTGELIALLGPSGCGKTTLLRILAGLEGPTTGSILLNDQDVTDRHIGERGVGFVFQHYALFRHMTVFENIAFGLRVRPRATRPPDATIDAKVRELLKLVQLEWLGDRYPRQLSGGQRQRVALARALAVEPTVLLLDEPFGALDAKVRKELRRWLRRLHTDLHVTSVFVTHDQDEALEVADRVVVMNKGRIEQIGTPEEVYERPATPFVYDFLGGVNLFHGRVHEGRVQVGDLDLALREQGDIPDGPAIGYVRPHEIDLYRHPGEEGAIEALVGRIQPVGAVARLEMVRTDNGELIEGEVSQQQWRELALSTGERVYVRPKSLRVFPEPVE, from the coding sequence ATGAGTATCGAAGTCCGCAACGTCACCAAGACCTTTCAAACGTTTTCCGCGCTGCACGAGATCAACCTGCACGTGAAGACCGGAGAGCTGATCGCCCTGCTGGGGCCGTCGGGATGCGGCAAAACCACGCTGCTCCGCATCCTCGCCGGCTTGGAGGGACCGACCACCGGGTCGATTCTCCTGAACGATCAGGACGTCACCGATCGCCATATCGGTGAGCGCGGTGTCGGGTTCGTCTTTCAGCACTACGCCCTGTTCCGCCATATGACCGTCTTCGAAAACATCGCATTCGGGCTCAGAGTCCGGCCCAGAGCCACCCGGCCGCCCGATGCGACCATCGACGCGAAGGTCCGCGAGCTACTCAAGCTGGTGCAGTTGGAATGGCTCGGCGATCGTTATCCGCGGCAACTCTCAGGCGGTCAACGTCAACGCGTCGCCCTCGCGCGAGCCTTGGCCGTCGAACCGACCGTCCTGTTGCTCGACGAGCCCTTTGGTGCGCTCGACGCCAAGGTCCGCAAGGAACTCCGACGCTGGCTCAGACGGCTCCACACGGATCTCCATGTCACCAGCGTCTTCGTCACCCATGATCAGGATGAAGCGCTGGAGGTCGCGGACCGGGTGGTCGTCATGAATAAGGGGCGCATCGAACAGATCGGCACTCCGGAAGAGGTCTACGAACGGCCGGCCACCCCGTTCGTGTATGACTTTCTGGGCGGCGTTAACCTTTTCCACGGCCGGGTCCATGAAGGCCGGGTCCAGGTCGGAGACCTCGATCTGGCGCTCCGTGAACAGGGCGATATTCCGGATGGGCCGGCGATCGGCTACGTCAGGCCGCACGAAATCGATCTGTACCGCCATCCCGGTGAGGAGGGAGCCATCGAAGCTTTGGTAGGACGGATCCAGCCCGTTGGGGCCGTCGCGCGCCTGGAAATGGTTCGCACTGACAACGGCGAACTCATCGAAGGTGAAGTCAGTCAGCAACAATGGCGGGAACTCGCGCTCAGCACCGGCGAACGCGTCTACGTCAGGCCCAAATCGCTCCGGGTGTTTCCCGAGCCGGTGGAATAG
- a CDS encoding sigma 54-interacting transcriptional regulator — MTTTNTQRALKIVSASDPTGHSLSGRASCLVFEDDTSKALLELGQRIAPSHATALIIGETGTGKELIARHIHELSTRRTGLFVAVNCAATSDTLMESELFGHERGDEGSGCGLGIAGHPGTDGRRRDHVVHVNA, encoded by the coding sequence GTGACGACGACGAACACCCAACGTGCGCTGAAGATCGTCTCCGCATCCGATCCAACCGGGCACTCCCTGTCCGGCAGGGCCAGTTGCCTGGTCTTCGAGGACGACACATCGAAGGCCTTGTTGGAATTGGGACAGAGGATTGCCCCGAGCCATGCGACCGCGCTCATCATCGGCGAAACCGGCACCGGCAAGGAATTGATTGCGCGGCACATTCATGAGCTGAGCACCCGCCGGACAGGGCTCTTCGTGGCCGTCAACTGCGCCGCCACCAGCGACACGCTGATGGAAAGCGAACTCTTCGGTCACGAGCGCGGTGACGAAGGAAGTGGATGCGGTCTTGGGATTGCCGGCCATCCTGGCACTGACGGCCGGCGCCGAGACCACGTTGTTCATGTAAACGCATAA
- the thiS gene encoding sulfur carrier protein ThiS, which translates to MVVEINGKSEEIPGSVVLDALNAKHIDPQMVAVELNDTLIEREHLGSTPLQPGDRLEFLFYMGGGR; encoded by the coding sequence ATGGTTGTGGAGATCAATGGAAAATCGGAAGAGATTCCGGGGTCGGTCGTCCTGGATGCGCTGAACGCCAAACACATCGACCCGCAAATGGTCGCCGTGGAATTGAACGATACGCTGATCGAACGCGAGCACCTGGGATCCACCCCGTTACAGCCGGGCGATCGCCTGGAGTTTCTGTTCTACATGGGTGGTGGCCGGTGA
- the cysK gene encoding cysteine synthase A: MERVHRNITELIGRTPLVRLNRLSPEGGATIYAKVESSNPGGSIKDRICLNMINEAERSGRLKPGTTIVEPTSGNTGIGLSLIAAVRGYPMILVMPESMSSERASLLSSYGAQLVLTPAAQGMNGSIREAAQIAAQHPSCFMPDQFSNPANPAAHRQTTAVEIWEALDGRFDAFVAGVGTGGTITGCGEVFKERNPSIDIVAVEPSGSPILSGGPPGPHKIQGIGAGFIPQVLNQKILDRVITVTDNEAYQTAKLLAKKEGLLVGISAGANVAAAQKVARELGPGKRVVTILCDTGERYISMQKYFNI; the protein is encoded by the coding sequence ATGGAACGAGTACACCGGAACATCACAGAGCTGATCGGCCGGACGCCACTGGTGCGACTCAATCGGCTCTCACCAGAAGGCGGCGCGACGATCTATGCGAAGGTCGAATCCTCCAACCCCGGGGGCAGCATCAAGGACCGGATCTGCCTCAACATGATCAACGAGGCGGAACGGAGCGGCCGCCTGAAGCCTGGCACGACCATCGTCGAACCTACGAGCGGGAATACCGGCATCGGGCTCTCCCTCATCGCCGCCGTCCGCGGCTATCCGATGATTCTCGTCATGCCGGAGAGCATGAGCTCGGAGCGGGCCAGCCTCCTCTCATCGTACGGCGCGCAGTTGGTGCTGACGCCAGCCGCCCAGGGCATGAACGGCTCCATTCGGGAAGCCGCACAGATCGCGGCGCAGCATCCGTCCTGCTTCATGCCCGACCAATTTTCCAACCCGGCGAATCCGGCTGCACACCGGCAGACCACGGCCGTGGAGATCTGGGAGGCCCTGGACGGACGGTTTGACGCCTTCGTCGCAGGGGTCGGGACCGGCGGGACCATCACCGGCTGCGGGGAAGTGTTCAAGGAACGTAATCCTTCCATCGACATCGTGGCGGTCGAACCGAGTGGATCCCCGATCCTCTCAGGCGGGCCACCTGGTCCGCACAAGATTCAAGGCATCGGCGCGGGCTTCATCCCGCAGGTGTTGAATCAGAAGATTCTCGATCGCGTGATCACCGTCACCGACAACGAGGCATACCAAACGGCGAAGCTCCTGGCGAAGAAGGAGGGCTTGCTCGTGGGAATCTCGGCCGGAGCCAATGTGGCCGCCGCCCAGAAGGTGGCCCGGGAACTCGGCCCCGGCAAACGCGTGGTGACCATCCTCTGCGATACAGGCGAGAGGTACATCAGCATGCAGAAGTATTTCAACATTTAA
- a CDS encoding family 2A encapsulin nanocompartment shell protein, whose protein sequence is MSERATVSEPQSLSAKAARNLATATVTVPQMTDITPRWLHKLLPWVDVDGGVYRLNRVAKAVKGQEANEFGEAKVNLLTVDGGEPELPTTFEDYELNPREYHLSTIQTVVRTHTRVTDLYSNRIDQLRQQVRLTVEAVKEREEWEIINHAQFGLLKEVAPAQRINTRKGTATPDDLDELLSLVWKKPAFFLAHPKAIAAFGREATRRGVPPPTVHLFGSPFITWRGIPLIPSNKLEIDKAGNTSILLLRVGEAQQGVVGLQKAGVTGELETGLSVRYMGTNEHGIASHLVTRYFSAAVLTEDAIARLDNVSIKFYHEYVYPKA, encoded by the coding sequence ATGAGTGAACGAGCGACTGTTTCCGAACCACAAAGCCTGAGCGCCAAAGCCGCGCGGAACCTGGCGACTGCCACAGTCACCGTCCCGCAAATGACGGATATCACCCCGCGGTGGCTGCACAAACTGCTCCCCTGGGTGGATGTAGACGGCGGTGTCTACCGTCTCAATCGGGTGGCGAAGGCCGTCAAGGGACAGGAGGCCAATGAATTCGGCGAGGCCAAGGTCAATCTCCTCACGGTAGATGGTGGCGAGCCGGAACTGCCGACGACCTTTGAGGATTACGAGCTCAACCCGCGCGAGTATCACCTGAGTACGATCCAGACGGTCGTGCGCACGCATACGCGGGTCACCGATCTGTACAGCAACCGCATTGACCAATTGCGTCAGCAGGTGCGTCTGACGGTAGAAGCGGTCAAGGAGCGTGAAGAGTGGGAAATCATTAATCATGCACAATTCGGCCTACTGAAAGAAGTCGCTCCGGCTCAGCGCATCAATACACGCAAAGGGACGGCGACGCCGGACGATTTGGACGAACTCTTGAGCCTGGTCTGGAAGAAGCCTGCCTTTTTCCTTGCTCATCCCAAAGCCATCGCCGCATTCGGACGCGAAGCGACCAGGCGCGGAGTGCCGCCTCCCACGGTCCATCTTTTCGGCTCGCCATTCATCACCTGGCGCGGCATTCCGTTGATCCCGAGCAACAAGTTGGAGATCGATAAGGCAGGTAACACGAGTATCCTGCTGTTGCGCGTCGGTGAAGCCCAACAGGGTGTCGTCGGGCTGCAAAAGGCGGGCGTCACCGGTGAACTCGAAACCGGTCTCTCCGTCCGCTACATGGGGACGAACGAACACGGTATCGCGTCCCATTTGGTGACACGCTATTTCTCAGCGGCGGTCTTGACCGAAGATGCCATCGCGCGTCTCGACAACGTCTCGATCAAGTTCTATCACGAGTATGTCTATCCAAAGGCGTAA
- a CDS encoding family 2A encapsulin nanocompartment cargo protein cysteine desulfurase produces the protein MTTTINNGPTPTHDPFDTALITRLAQEFFLEQAGHNTSPATLQTFPASAPGAPGLAGGYPSATPDSHPPVHPGLQALSTQPTGAGTPSGEHTPGSDDAYPFGEPRCNGNGGKQHHQAAPSANQPLTNDPSEVGPLTPDFEDAYAFGGPHYHGNGFDWRNGSTPTANRSFADHRPSIATPFPAYDTVSPPDYYFLRTPEAGLPASPAAASPSRRLTFSSLNVEAIRRDFPTLHQQVNGHPLIWLDNAATTQKPQSVIDATSRFYSRDNSNIHRAAHTLAARSTEHYETGREQVRGFIHAADAKEIVFVRGTTEAINLVANTYGRAHIGRGDEILLTTMEHHANIVPWQMLAQQAGATIKVAPINEAGELILDGFAALLNRRTKLVAVTHVSNALGTVNPVEQLIALAHSYGVPVLVDGAQSTPHMPIDVQAMDCDFFVFSGHKIFGPTGIGVLYGKAALLEEMPPWQGGGNMIQDVTFTKTTYQGIPQKFEAGTQDIAGVVGLSAAIDYLTKLGMSAIAAYEHELLEYATQALASVGGLRPIGTASHKASVLSFVLDGFENEEVGRHLNRQGIAVRSGHHCAQPTVRRFGFNGTVRPSLAFYNTHDEIDALVRALHQLKTE, from the coding sequence ATGACTACTACGATCAATAACGGACCGACACCCACACATGACCCGTTCGATACAGCCCTGATCACTAGATTGGCTCAGGAGTTCTTTTTGGAGCAGGCCGGCCACAATACGTCGCCGGCCACATTGCAGACCTTTCCGGCGAGCGCCCCCGGCGCTCCCGGATTGGCCGGCGGATACCCCTCGGCCACACCCGATTCGCATCCACCGGTCCATCCGGGCTTGCAAGCACTCTCGACGCAGCCCACAGGAGCCGGCACACCGTCGGGTGAACATACTCCCGGTTCCGATGACGCCTACCCCTTCGGTGAACCACGTTGCAACGGGAACGGGGGCAAGCAACACCATCAGGCGGCGCCATCCGCAAACCAGCCGTTGACGAACGACCCTTCCGAGGTTGGACCACTCACCCCGGACTTCGAAGACGCCTACGCCTTCGGCGGTCCGCACTACCACGGCAATGGATTCGACTGGCGCAATGGATCAACCCCGACCGCGAACCGGTCGTTCGCCGACCACCGGCCGTCCATTGCAACACCTTTTCCTGCTTACGATACCGTCTCGCCACCGGACTATTATTTTCTCCGTACCCCTGAGGCCGGCCTTCCGGCCTCACCTGCCGCCGCGTCTCCCTCGCGACGCCTGACCTTTTCCAGTTTGAACGTGGAGGCCATTCGCCGCGACTTTCCCACGCTGCACCAACAGGTGAACGGTCACCCGCTCATCTGGCTCGACAACGCGGCCACCACCCAGAAGCCGCAAAGCGTCATCGATGCCACCTCGCGCTTTTACAGTCGCGACAACTCCAACATCCATCGCGCAGCCCACACACTGGCCGCCCGTTCGACCGAACATTACGAAACGGGCCGTGAACAGGTGCGAGGCTTCATTCACGCAGCCGATGCCAAGGAAATCGTCTTCGTGCGGGGGACGACCGAGGCGATCAACCTGGTGGCCAACACCTATGGCCGGGCGCATATCGGCCGGGGCGACGAAATCCTGCTGACCACCATGGAACATCACGCCAACATTGTGCCCTGGCAGATGCTGGCGCAACAGGCGGGAGCCACGATCAAGGTGGCCCCGATCAATGAAGCCGGCGAGCTGATCCTCGACGGGTTTGCGGCGCTGCTGAACCGTCGCACCAAACTGGTGGCGGTCACCCATGTCTCTAATGCGCTGGGCACGGTGAATCCGGTGGAGCAGCTGATTGCGCTGGCGCACAGCTACGGTGTCCCGGTGCTCGTGGACGGCGCGCAATCGACACCGCACATGCCCATCGATGTACAAGCCATGGATTGCGATTTCTTCGTGTTCTCGGGCCACAAGATTTTCGGCCCGACCGGCATCGGTGTGCTCTACGGTAAGGCGGCGCTCCTGGAAGAGATGCCTCCCTGGCAAGGCGGCGGAAATATGATCCAAGACGTCACCTTTACCAAGACGACCTATCAAGGCATTCCTCAAAAGTTCGAGGCGGGCACCCAGGATATCGCCGGTGTCGTCGGCCTCAGCGCGGCGATCGACTATCTCACCAAACTAGGCATGTCTGCGATTGCCGCCTACGAGCACGAATTGCTGGAATATGCCACGCAGGCGCTGGCATCGGTCGGCGGGCTTCGACCGATCGGCACAGCGTCCCACAAGGCAAGTGTCTTGTCGTTTGTGCTGGATGGCTTCGAGAATGAAGAGGTCGGCCGGCATCTGAATCGACAGGGTATTGCCGTGCGCTCCGGACACCATTGCGCGCAACCGACCGTGCGCCGCTTCGGGTTCAACGGGACCGTCCGTCCGTCGCTGGCGTTTTACAACACACATGACGAAATCGACGCACTCGTGCGCGCCTTGCATCAACTGAAAACGGAATAG
- the epsC gene encoding serine O-acetyltransferase EpsC translates to MEKDLAKSLEAPPSTWNIDQVVAALRHSREIEHNVRHQGRIRELPSRKALLEVLGGLCAVLFPTHYGRSDLNEANIDYFVGNQLHQTLSMLQDQVRRGLLFVSEGNEREDADAHQSAYDITTRFAAQLPAIRARFFTDLQAAYQGDPAATSASEILLCYPGMTAVIYYRVAHALYKLGARLPARLISDIAHSTTGIDIHPAATIGGSFFIDHGTGVVIGETAVIGERVRLYQAVTLGAKRFQEGDNGGLVKGTPRHPIVEDDVVIYAGATILGRITIGKGSIIGGNVWLTHSVPAGSNVLQAQMRNTTVEPKHLIDAVYQPRI, encoded by the coding sequence ATGGAAAAGGATTTGGCCAAATCGTTGGAGGCTCCGCCATCGACCTGGAATATCGACCAGGTCGTGGCCGCTCTCCGGCACTCGCGTGAAATCGAGCACAATGTGCGACATCAAGGCCGCATCCGGGAATTGCCGTCCCGGAAAGCCTTACTGGAAGTTCTGGGTGGGTTGTGCGCCGTGTTGTTTCCGACCCACTACGGCCGGTCGGATCTGAACGAAGCCAACATCGACTATTTTGTCGGCAACCAACTACACCAGACTCTGAGCATGTTGCAGGATCAAGTTCGTCGCGGACTCCTGTTCGTGTCGGAAGGAAATGAGAGGGAGGACGCCGACGCACACCAGTCCGCATACGACATCACGACCAGGTTTGCCGCGCAGTTACCCGCGATTCGTGCGCGATTCTTCACCGATCTCCAGGCGGCCTATCAGGGAGATCCCGCGGCAACCAGCGCCTCCGAAATTCTGCTCTGTTATCCCGGCATGACCGCAGTCATCTACTACCGCGTCGCGCACGCGCTCTACAAGTTGGGCGCACGCCTGCCGGCGCGTCTCATCTCCGATATCGCACATTCCACCACCGGGATCGATATCCATCCGGCAGCCACCATCGGAGGCTCCTTTTTCATCGATCATGGCACGGGCGTCGTGATCGGAGAAACAGCCGTCATCGGTGAGCGAGTCCGACTTTATCAGGCTGTCACCCTCGGCGCGAAACGCTTCCAGGAGGGAGACAACGGGGGGTTGGTCAAAGGCACCCCGCGCCATCCGATCGTCGAGGATGACGTTGTGATCTATGCGGGCGCGACCATTCTGGGGCGTATCACCATCGGCAAGGGGTCGATCATCGGCGGCAATGTCTGGCTGACCCACAGCGTGCCGGCCGGCAGTAATGTGTTGCAGGCGCAAATGCGCAATACGACCGTCGAGCCCAAACATTTGATCGACGCAGTGTATCAACCGAGGATTTAG
- a CDS encoding ATP-binding protein translates to MRWLHDRSIGQKFFISFGVILSLLALSLTALLVYLSRINSYVDRHKRITVPAIVTAAGMQRSAYEMNLTLHLFLEQITKADAADTLARLSRHAEQIRNSLDLYRSTHAARTHPILLGMLTQHERLDLADQEDRAIAEIDRILQELSTLWQSALASPQRLGVAPSPVTKTDGLIVKLMNNLDQLVDAHRDIDVEMKVEGDLLLQQARLIALGLVAVLGLVITVIYVSVNRQIAKPLQRLSVTADRVAHHDLTAQFESWPSRDEVGTLTASLSSMVTSLREQTAATARKTKELEAFTYSVAHDLKGPLREIEGFSSLLEKQFADGGDAQTRHQIDVIRRSALRLTHMIDALLKYSRLEQQDLPRQRFNVMEMITPLITDRFSGLQSPKPKIQVALPFADLYGEPVSIRQAIANLLDNAAKFSRHATPPTITIGGTQMKRERVLWVQDNGIGFDPAQYDKIFGLFERLHSPQEYEGTGVGLAIVKLVMDKHDGRVWVESAPGAGSTFYLAFPDRAGSVVDWPSAPPSPPSA, encoded by the coding sequence ATGCGCTGGCTCCACGACCGCTCGATCGGACAAAAATTCTTCATCTCCTTCGGAGTCATCCTCAGCCTGTTGGCGTTGAGCCTCACAGCGCTGCTCGTGTACCTCAGCCGCATCAACAGCTATGTGGACCGCCACAAACGCATTACGGTGCCTGCCATCGTCACGGCGGCAGGCATGCAACGCTCCGCCTATGAAATGAACCTCACGCTGCATCTCTTTCTGGAGCAGATCACGAAGGCCGATGCGGCCGACACCCTTGCTCGGCTTAGCCGCCATGCCGAACAGATCCGCAACTCTCTCGACCTGTATCGTTCCACCCATGCGGCCCGCACCCATCCAATTCTCCTCGGCATGTTGACTCAGCATGAACGATTGGATCTTGCCGACCAGGAGGATCGCGCCATCGCCGAGATCGATCGGATCCTGCAGGAACTATCCACCTTGTGGCAGTCTGCGCTCGCCAGCCCCCAACGCCTCGGCGTGGCACCCTCGCCGGTGACGAAGACCGACGGCCTGATCGTGAAACTGATGAATAATCTCGATCAACTGGTCGACGCCCATCGCGATATCGATGTGGAAATGAAAGTGGAGGGAGATCTGCTGCTCCAACAAGCGCGGCTGATTGCCTTAGGCCTCGTCGCGGTGCTCGGACTGGTCATCACCGTGATCTATGTCTCCGTCAATCGGCAGATCGCCAAACCGCTCCAACGTCTCTCGGTCACGGCCGATCGTGTCGCTCACCACGACCTCACGGCGCAATTTGAATCCTGGCCCAGCCGCGACGAAGTCGGCACCTTAACCGCCTCTCTCTCGTCGATGGTCACCAGCCTCCGCGAGCAGACCGCCGCGACTGCCCGGAAGACCAAAGAGCTTGAAGCGTTTACCTATTCCGTCGCCCACGACCTCAAAGGTCCATTGCGGGAAATCGAAGGGTTCTCCTCCCTGCTGGAGAAACAATTCGCTGACGGAGGCGACGCGCAGACCCGACACCAGATCGATGTGATCCGGCGCTCCGCGCTGCGCCTCACCCACATGATCGACGCCCTGCTCAAATATTCGCGGCTGGAGCAGCAGGATTTGCCTCGTCAGCGCTTTAATGTGATGGAAATGATCACGCCCCTCATCACCGATCGCTTCAGCGGACTCCAGAGTCCAAAGCCGAAAATCCAGGTCGCCCTGCCGTTTGCCGATCTCTACGGAGAACCGGTGAGCATCCGTCAGGCGATCGCGAACCTGCTCGACAATGCGGCGAAGTTCTCCCGCCACGCTACGCCCCCGACCATCACCATCGGCGGTACTCAAATGAAACGTGAACGCGTCCTGTGGGTACAAGATAACGGGATCGGATTCGACCCGGCTCAATACGACAAGATCTTCGGGCTCTTCGAGCGGCTCCACAGCCCGCAGGAATACGAGGGCACGGGCGTGGGTCTCGCGATCGTAAAACTCGTCATGGACAAACATGACGGTCGGGTCTGGGTGGAATCCGCTCCCGGAGCGGGCAGCACATTCTATCTGGCCTTTCCGGATCGCGCCGGATCCGTCGTCGACTGGCCCTCTGCTCCACCCTCTCCTCCTTCAGCGTGA
- a CDS encoding sigma-54 dependent transcriptional regulator, with translation MRTLIVDDEEFVRLVVEQALREEGCDTQTASGGQEGLDRLRTASFDCVITDLRMPGIDGRAILRWVKDHQPDVDVIVLTGHGDVKDAVAAMKDGAWDFLIKDTPFDGAAVKAALAKLRTVRELRRENLAARHGGYRQDDIVDGTSQAWQTVRTQIAQVAPSQAPVLIQGETGSGKDVVARLLHAHSRRAAGPCIAVNCGAVSRELLESELFGYEKGAFTGAIQAKPGLIAAADGGSLFLDEIGEMPGPMQVSLLRFLDRNEYRPVGSTRTLRADVRIICATNRDIQELVLQGRFRDDLLYRINTVTLQVPPLRERPEDLAVLTDHILHHLHIPGTATRTLTPEALTHLAAYRWPGNIRELRNVIERMVLMSPNSGPITREEVLQVLPRASATPSPDDQTHLPLDEVERLHIERVLESSGGNKTKAAQTLRIDYKTLSAKLKKYESGG, from the coding sequence ATGCGCACCCTCATTGTCGACGATGAAGAATTTGTTCGCCTCGTCGTGGAACAGGCACTCCGTGAAGAAGGCTGCGATACACAGACGGCGAGCGGCGGGCAGGAAGGCCTTGATCGACTCCGTACGGCCTCCTTCGACTGTGTCATCACCGATCTCCGCATGCCCGGGATCGACGGCCGGGCAATCTTGCGTTGGGTGAAGGACCATCAACCGGACGTCGATGTGATCGTCTTGACCGGCCATGGCGACGTCAAAGACGCGGTGGCGGCAATGAAAGACGGCGCATGGGATTTCCTCATCAAGGACACGCCATTCGACGGTGCAGCTGTAAAGGCCGCGCTGGCAAAGCTTCGTACGGTGCGGGAGCTTCGTCGCGAGAATCTGGCCGCGCGCCACGGTGGATATCGGCAGGACGACATCGTCGATGGAACCAGCCAGGCTTGGCAGACAGTAAGAACCCAGATCGCTCAGGTCGCGCCGTCGCAAGCCCCGGTACTCATCCAGGGAGAAACCGGGTCCGGCAAAGACGTGGTCGCGCGTCTGCTGCATGCGCACAGCCGGCGGGCCGCTGGCCCCTGTATCGCCGTCAATTGCGGAGCGGTGAGTCGAGAATTGCTGGAGAGCGAATTATTTGGCTACGAGAAAGGCGCGTTTACCGGCGCCATTCAGGCCAAACCCGGACTGATCGCCGCCGCCGACGGCGGCTCATTGTTTCTGGACGAGATCGGCGAAATGCCGGGGCCGATGCAGGTCAGCCTGCTGCGGTTTCTCGACCGGAACGAATACCGCCCGGTCGGCAGCACACGCACACTCCGGGCCGATGTCCGGATCATCTGCGCGACGAATCGGGACATCCAGGAACTTGTGTTGCAAGGCCGGTTTCGAGACGATCTCCTCTATCGCATCAACACGGTGACGCTGCAGGTGCCACCGTTGCGCGAACGACCGGAAGATCTCGCCGTTCTGACCGATCATATTCTGCACCACCTGCATATTCCTGGCACCGCAACGAGAACGCTTACGCCGGAGGCTCTCACGCACCTGGCAGCGTACCGCTGGCCGGGAAACATACGCGAACTTCGCAATGTCATCGAACGCATGGTCCTGATGAGTCCGAACTCCGGGCCGATCACCCGCGAAGAAGTCCTGCAGGTGCTCCCGCGCGCGTCAGCGACACCATCGCCCGACGACCAGACACACCTGCCCCTCGACGAGGTCGAACGCCTGCATATTGAACGGGTATTGGAATCCAGTGGCGGCAACAAAACCAAAGCCGCCCAAACGCTCCGGATCGACTACAAAACGCTGTCGGCAAAACTCAAAAAGTACGAGAGTGGCGGCTGA
- a CDS encoding pyridoxamine 5'-phosphate oxidase family protein: MTRPGSSGEQRAQEQFGTSARAAAFYTHQTLPHLNPQMQQFIARMDMVFVATADGKGECDCSFRAGEQGFIQVLDEKTLIYPEYRGNGVLASLGNILENPHIGLIFVDFCQSTVGLHVNGTARVLTPSEPESLSRIPARIAEAALVKGGRQPKAWVLIGVEEAYIHCSKHVPLLKRLDKHMAWGSDDEQAKGGNFFKVTP; this comes from the coding sequence ATGACCAGGCCGGGATCATCAGGCGAACAGCGTGCACAAGAGCAATTCGGCACCTCGGCTCGCGCCGCGGCATTTTATACCCACCAAACCCTGCCCCACCTGAATCCACAGATGCAGCAGTTCATCGCGCGGATGGACATGGTCTTCGTTGCCACCGCCGATGGAAAAGGGGAATGCGACTGCTCCTTTCGAGCCGGTGAACAGGGATTCATTCAAGTACTCGATGAGAAGACGCTGATCTATCCGGAATACCGGGGCAACGGCGTGCTGGCGAGCCTGGGAAACATCCTGGAGAATCCCCACATCGGATTGATTTTTGTCGACTTCTGTCAGAGCACGGTCGGACTACATGTCAATGGAACCGCGCGTGTGCTGACCCCAAGCGAACCGGAGAGCCTCTCCCGGATTCCGGCGCGCATCGCCGAAGCCGCCCTCGTCAAGGGCGGACGTCAGCCCAAGGCTTGGGTCCTCATCGGTGTGGAAGAAGCGTACATCCACTGCTCCAAACACGTGCCGCTCCTCAAACGACTGGATAAGCATATGGCGTGGGGCAGCGACGACGAACAGGCCAAAGGCGGAAACTTCTTCAAAGTCACCCCGTGA
- a CDS encoding protoglobin domain-containing protein → MMSLNPTIPGYTYGTSAVPRAAISMEEFELLKKTVLFGEEDVKALQQSKTVVKDQVEAILDVWYGFVGSNPHLVSTFVRVADGQPDMEYLGAVRKRFGRWILDTAAGNYDQAWLDYQFEIGRRHHRVGKNVTDKVAAAPHIPFRYLPALLYPVTATLRPFLAKQGHSEAEVSAMHQAWIKSVLLQVILWSYPYVKEGDF, encoded by the coding sequence ATGATGAGCCTTAACCCAACGATTCCTGGTTATACCTATGGCACTTCGGCGGTCCCACGTGCGGCGATTTCGATGGAGGAGTTCGAATTACTGAAGAAGACGGTGTTATTTGGTGAGGAGGATGTGAAGGCGCTCCAGCAGTCGAAGACGGTGGTCAAGGATCAGGTCGAGGCCATCCTCGACGTCTGGTATGGATTTGTGGGGTCGAATCCCCATCTCGTGAGCACCTTTGTCCGTGTGGCAGATGGTCAGCCGGACATGGAGTACTTGGGAGCCGTGCGGAAACGGTTCGGCCGGTGGATCCTCGATACGGCCGCTGGTAACTACGATCAGGCCTGGCTGGATTATCAGTTTGAAATCGGGCGTCGGCACCATCGTGTCGGGAAGAACGTGACAGACAAGGTGGCGGCCGCTCCGCATATTCCATTCCGCTATCTTCCTGCTCTCCTCTACCCGGTGACTGCAACCCTTCGCCCCTTCCTGGCGAAGCAGGGGCATAGCGAGGCCGAAGTCAGCGCGATGCACCAGGCATGGATCAAGTCTGTCTTATTGCAGGTGATACTCTGGAGCTATCCCTATGTGAAAGAGGGTGATTTCTAG